One Ananas comosus cultivar F153 linkage group 1, ASM154086v1, whole genome shotgun sequence DNA window includes the following coding sequences:
- the LOC109717750 gene encoding uncharacterized protein LOC109717750, which translates to MFLIGSSWKMKNWICVPLLTDPSHRRICICSSLPAAVLLCVIFFVGSALVTFNSKEKAPTWQAANYVETAKSPLPITPSELCKNQNKPLGSELLPRGIISETSNLEMDTLGGSPEKKGHEKPSKSLLAIPAGIKQKEVVDKIVSKFPSAEFIVMLFHYDGVVDKWGDLQWSDRIIHISVINQTKWWFAKRFLHPDIVAEYNYIFLWDEDLDVKNFNPSRYLEIVKKEGLEISQPALDGKKSQIHHRITARWGRGDVHRRIYKLNGGGRCYGNSTGPPCTGWVEMMAPVFSKAAWRCVWYMIQNDLIYAWGLDYKLGYCAQGDRTLNVGVVDREYVAHMGIPSLGGLLDENKVSPGSTTSQDKDRYRVRHRSYEELKIFNKRWQKAAEDKCWTDPYPEQGKNSTNR; encoded by the exons ATG TTTTTGATCGGAAGTTCATGGAAGATGAAGAATTGGATCTGC GTTCCTTTACTAACTGATCCGTCACATAGGAGAATATGCATCTGCAGTAGCTTACCGGCGGCTGTTCTCctttgtgttattttctttgtGGGGAGTGCTTTGGTCACATTCAATTCCAAAGAG AAAGCACCAACATGGCAAGCAGCTAATTATGTTGAAACCGCTAAATCTCCTTTGCCGATCACTCCGTCCGAGTTATGCAAG AATCAAAACAAGCCTTTAGGGAGTGAACTATTGCCAAGAGGCATTATCAGCGAGACGTCGAACTTGGAAATGGACACCTTAGGGGGCTCTCCAGAGAAAAAG GGACATGAGAAACCGTCAAAAAGCTTGTTAGCAATTCCTGCTGGAATAAAGCAAAAGGAAGTTGTGGATAAAATTGTTTCGAAG tTCCCTTCCGCTGAGTTTATTGTGATGCTGTTTCACtatgacggcgtcgtggataaGTGGGGAGACTTACAGTGGAGTGATCGCATTATACATATATCTGTCATTAATCAAACAAAATG GTGGTTTGCTAAGAGGTTTCTACATCCAGACATAGTTGCGGAGTATAACTATATATTTCTCTGGGACGAGGATCTTGATGTGAAAAACTTTAATCCTTCGAG GTATTTAGAAATAGTTAAAAAAGAAGGGCTAGAGATATCGCAACCTGCATTAGATGGTAAAAAATCTCAGATTCATCATCGAATCACAGCTCGTTGGGGAAGAGGAGATGTACACAG AAGAATATACAAGTTAAATGGCGGTGGGAGATGTTATGGCAACAGCACCGGCCCTCCGTGCACAGG ATGGGTGGAAATGATGGCTCCTGTCTTTTCCAAAGCTGCTTGGCGATGCGTATGGTATATGATTCAA AATGACTTGATTTACGCTTGGGGTCTCGATTATAAACTTGGCTACTGTGCGCAG GGTGATCGGACATTAAATGTCGGGGTGGTGGACCGTGAATATGTAGCTCATATGGGTATCCCTTCGCTTGGCGGGTTATTAGATGAGAATAAG GTGTCGCCTGGATCGACAACATCTCAAGATAAAGATAGATATCGA GTGAGGCACCGCTCTTACGAAGAACTGAAGATATTCAACAAGCGATGGCAAAAAGCTGCGGAGGATAAGTGCTGGACCGACCCGTACCCTGAACAAGGGAAGAACTCGACGAACCGATAA
- the LOC109726855 gene encoding uncharacterized protein LOC109726855 yields the protein MAIHVGISSTCSLPHLFPGPGLRREKLGLRCRASLGGEDEYLIDAPESVGDGFAFSGGKYADGPSRSDEWFSQGKMIKAHPVYGNRGKAKEPIFGLTMGSSSQSSADVFRWFCVEAGSSSNPSVVLIHGFPSQAYSYRKVLPILSEGYHATAFDWLGRMYKFSTNNTEQFSDPLYRHSTQLLLQCFGFSDKPQPKYGFDYTLDEYASSLESLIDVIAPNKLSLVVQGYFAPVAVKYVSYHQEKLRHLILINPPVSDYHISFICCQAQ from the exons ATGGCGATCCACGTCGGAATCTCCTCCACCTGCTCCCTCCCCCACCTCTTTCCCGGCCCCGGATTGCGCCGCGAGAAGCTCGGGCTACGATGCAGGGCGAGCCTCGGCGGAGAAGAC GAGTATTTGATAGATGCGCCGGAGTCGGTTGGAGATGGATTCGCTTTCAGTGGag GGAAGTATGCTGATGGGCCGAGCCGATCTGATGAGTGGTTTTCTCAGGGAAAAATG ATTAAAGCTCATCCAGTGTATGGAAATAGAGGGAAGGCAAAAGAACCAATTTTCGGTCTTACAATGGGTTCCAGCTCACAATCCTCGGCAGATGTTTTCAG GTGGTTTTGTGTTGAGGCTGGGAGTTCTTCCAATCCTTCAGTCGTATTAATTCATGGTTTTCCATCTCAG GCTTACTCTTATCGCAAAGTTCTTCCCATACTCTCTGAAGGTTATCATGCCACTGCTTTTGATTGGCTAG GAAGGATGTATAAGTTTTCAACGAACAATACAGAGCAGTTTAGTGACCCGCTATACAGGCATTCTACTCAGTTGCTATTACAGT GTTTTGGGTTTTCAGACAAGCCCCAGCCAAAGTACGGATTTGACTATACTCTCGATG AATATGCTTCATCCTTGGAATCTCTTATTGATGTTATTGCTCCAAACAAGCTTTCTCTTGTTGTTCAG GGCTACTTTGCTCCAGTGGCTGTCAAGTATGTGAGCTATCATCAAGAAAAATTGAGACATCTTATACTTATTAATCCGCCTGTTAGTGATTAtcatatatcttttatttgttgtCAAGCACAATAG